Proteins encoded by one window of Lathyrus oleraceus cultivar Zhongwan6 chromosome 1, CAAS_Psat_ZW6_1.0, whole genome shotgun sequence:
- the LOC127074669 gene encoding heat shock cognate 70 kDa protein: MKRKQEVHCAVGIDLGTTYSCVAVWQEQHCRVEIIHNDQGNRTTPSFVAFTQNQRLIGDAAKNQASANPQNTVFDAKRLIGRKFSDPTVQDDILLWPFKVVAGVDDRPMITVKYKDQEKQLYAEEVSSMVLTKMRDIAEKYLETPVKDAVITVPAYFNDSQRKATTDAGVIAGLNVMRVMNEPTAAAVAYGLDKRTNFDGERNIFVFDLGGGTFDVSLLTIKGNVFEVKATAGNTHLGGEDFDNRMVKYFVQEFKKKNKVDISGNAKSLRRLRSACERAKRSLSFLVVATIEVDSLFQGIDFSSSINRAKFEEMNMDLFNECMKTVEICLTEAKMDKRSVDDVVLVGGSSRIPKVQELLQDFFNGKELCMSINPDEAVAYGAAVQAALLSEDVKNVPQLVLQDVTPLSLGISALGDIMSVVIPKNTCIPVNKTRSCVTSQDNQTSTLIKVYEGERTRASDNNLLGSFTLSGIPPAPRGSHISNVCFAINENGILTVSANNNVSGVLKAITITNHRDRLSSEEIKKLIQEAEKYHIEDKKFLRKATALNALDDYLYKMRNALKKEDINLKLSSQEIEIIESTISAIANLIDENNQEVEIDVLEDHLKGLKSTMEDILAKTI; encoded by the exons ATGAAAAGAAAACAGGAAGTACATTGTGCTGTGGGAATAGACCTTGGCACGACGTATTCGTGTGTTGCAGTATGGCAGGAGCAACACTGTCGAGTTGAGATCATTCACAACGATCAAGGCAATAGAACTACACCTTCTTTTGTTGCTTTCACCCAAAATCAGAGATTAATCGGTGATGCTGCTAAGAATCAAGCTTCTGCCAACCCTCAAAACACTGTCTTTG ATGCTAAACGGTTAATCGGGAGGAAGTTTAGTGATCCTACGGTTCAAGATGATATACTTTTATGGCCATTCAAAGTCGTTGCTGGTGTTGACGATAGACCCATGATTACAGTTAAGTACAAAGATCAGGAGAAGCAACTCTATGCCGAAGAAGTATCCTCTATGGTACTCACCAAGATGCGAGACATTGCTGAGAAATATTTAGAAACACCGGTTAAGGATGCAGTTATTACTGTACCAGCTTATTTCAACGATTCTCAACGAAAAGCAACTACAGATGCCGGTGTTATTGCTGGCCTCAATGTTATGAGAGTAATGAATGAACCTACTGCCGCAGCGGTTGCATATGGCCTTGACAAGAGAACTAACTTTGATGGAGAAAGaaatatttttgtgtttgatcTTGGTGGTGGCACTTTTGATGTGTCTCTACTAACTATTAAGGGTAATGTGTTCGAAGTTAAGGCAACTGCTGGAAACACTCACCTTGGAGGAGAAGACTTTGATAATAGAATGGTGAAGTACTTCGTACAAGAGTTCAAGAAAAAGAACAAAGTGGATATTAGTGGAAATGCCAAATCATTGAGGAGGTTGAGAAGTGCTTGTGAGAGGGCAAAAAGATCACTTTCTTTTCTTGTTGTTGCAACTATTGAAGTAGATTCTTTATTTCAAGGCATAGACTTTTCTTCATCAATCAATAGGGCCAAGTTTGAGGAAATGAATATGGATCTTTTTAACGAGTGTATGAAAACGGTTGAGATTTGTCTTACCGAGGCTAAGATGGACAAGAGAAGTGTAGATGATGTTGTTCTTGTGGGTGGATCCTCTAGGATTCCGAAAGTACAAGAGCTATTACAAGACTTTTTTAACGGAAAGGAGTTGTGCATGAGCATCAATCCTGATGAGGCAGTCGCTTATGGGGCAGCTGTTCAGGCTGCATTGTTGAGCGAAGATGTTAAGAACGTTCCACAGTTGGTGCTGCAGGATGTTACACCATTGTCTCTTGGTATATCTGCATTAGGAGATATCATGAGTGTGGTGATTCCTAAGAACACTTGCATTCCTGTCAATAAGACAAGATCATGTGTTACAAGTCAAGATAACCAAACCAGTACTTTGATTAAGGTTtatgagggtgagagaacaaGAGCCAGTGACAACAATTTGCTTGGTTCCTTTACTCTTTCTGGCATTCCCCCAGCTCCTCGCGGCAGCCATATCTCAAATGTTTGTTTTGCTATTAATGAAAATGGTATTTTGACTGTTTCAGCTAATAATAATGTTTCTGGAGTTTTGAAAGCAATTACAATAACCAATCACAGAGATAGATTGTCAAGTGaggaaattaaaaaattaattcaAGAAGCTGAGAAATACCATATTGAAGACAAAAAATTCCTAAGGAAGGCTACAGCACTGAATGCATTGGATGACTACCTTTACAAAATGAGAAATGCTTTAAAGAAAGAGGATATTAATCTAAAGCTCTCCTCTCAAGAAATTGAGATTATCGAATCCACGATTTCTGCGATTGcaaatttgattgatgagaatAACCAAGAGGTTGAAATAGATGTTTTGGAGGACCATCTAAAGGGACTTAAGAGTACCATGGAAGACATTTTAGCTAAGACTATTTag